In the Desulfosporosinus acidiphilus SJ4 genome, GCTAAGCGGCATAGGAGTCTGATAGAGAAAAAAAATCCTGGCATAATGCCAGGATAGACCCCGCACAACAGTTATAATACAGACATATAAAACACTTACCCCTTGTACTTAAATATTTTATATCTGTTACACCATTGTGTCAATTATTAAATTCTGTGTCATGACAATATTAGTACAGTTTTCTTTTGTCGCCTATCCGTTTCGTAACCTTTTGTTGGTCAAAATATTCAAGCAATGGCACGGCATATTTTCTAGAAGTCCCCCAAAGTTCACGCACCTCTGAAACTCCGATTTCTCCATGATGTTCCAGATATTCTTTTAGTTGCCCATGCGCTCTCTCAAGTTCTATATGTGGATAATAATATTGATCAACATGAATCCACTCTCCGGTGTCACATAAATATTGAGCGTAGTCTGCCGCTTCATTTTTTGAAATGCCGAGAGTCTCTGCAGAAGCTATTAAATCTGGTGGCGTAAGTTTGAGAGACAGCCACTTCTCCCTCAGATTTTCTAACCTCTTTTCTATTTCCTGCGGCATTTTTGCTATATCTATGGATTGAACTTTACTTCCTTTTAGAATATATACGTTTTTTTCGGCACCTTGTTCGAGCACTGTTTGCCAACGACGATTTGACCACTGATTATTTAAGCGGCTTTTTAATTCCCCTCGGCTTATCCCGAGACGCAGAGGATTGTGCGTTTCATAGTTCCTTACGACTTCAACTAACCTTTCGCGCCAATTTCTGGCCGCTTCGCTCCCCCATAATAGTCTTGTATCATCCTCCATTAACACTTCTAGCCTTCCAGACTCTTCCATTATTGTTATCCTGTTTTCTAAATCATCTGTACTAATCTGCAAGCGTGTCGCAAGTTCGGCAAAACTTCTCGGTTCGCTAATTTCCTTTTCCAATAAATCTAAAGGATCCCCGAGATCTTTTATTCTCATTTGGGCCAGTACATTTTCTTTAAACCGCTTTTGCTTATAATCCGCCACTCCTAGTATTTTACCTCCTCCAATTGTATGTGGAGGTGAATAAAATCTTAGGACAAACCGATCTCCGGAAGCCACTGCTACTGGTTCCTCAAGAAGGATTTGGGCAAACCCTTCTTGACCCGGTGTTAGTTCCTCATGGTTTAAGAGGTGAATTCTTCCCAGTACTTCGGTTGTCCCGATGTGAAAGCGTACTCTTTGTCTTTGAGTAATAGGTTTATCGGAAGATGGAAGATTACGCAGCGAAAGATCTAATATAGTTCCTGCTGGAAACACGTTGGGGGTCACCAACACTGAACCACGCTCAACTTCGGCAACGTCAACACCCGCTAAATTTACTGCGACTCTCTGCCCAGCACTCGCCTCTTTCACCTTCTCGTTATGAACTTGTACCGATCGAACTTTTGCCTTAATCTCCCCTGGTTCGATTGCTAGCTCCTGTCCGAGAATCACTGTACCGCTCTGTAATGTTCCTGTTACTACTGTTCCAAATCCCTGAATGCTAAAAACCCTGTCAATGGGCATTCTTACAGGGCCTGTTGACTTCTTGCTCTCGACTTCTGAGAGTATCTGATCAATCTCCCTCTTTAAAGGTTCTAATCCTAAACCCTTTACTGCAGATACCCGGCAGATGGGTACATTTTCAAACACCGTATTTTTAAGCTTCTCTATGATATCCTCTTCCATAAGGTCAAGCCATTCTTCATCTACCAGATCTATCTTATTTAGGACAACAATGCCGCGAGGTATTTCCAATAACGTTAATATATCCAGGTGTTCTTTAGTTTGAGGCATTATTCCCTCATCAGCTGCTATTACCAGCAGGACAATGTCCATTCCGCTGGCTCCTGCTAACATCTGCCGAATAAATCGTTCATGGCCGGGAACGTCTACAATACTTACTTTTCGTCCACTGGGCAATACCATATGCGCAAACCCAAGCTCAATTGAAATACCCCGTTGTTTTTCCTCTCTCAGCCGATCGGTTTCAATTCCCGAAAGAGCGCGTATTAACTCAGTCTTACCGTGATCAACGTGTCCTGCCGTTCCTACTAGATAATGTTTCTCAGTCATTATTACTCCCCTTATTTTAGAATTTTGCCCTTTTAGGAGTGCCAACAATACAATCTCTTCTGCAACCGGTTTTTGTTCAGTATCAGCAAATAACTTTGGTTGTAAACTGCAAGGAAAGTTAACACGTGCGAAGACAGTGTTTCGTCTGATAGGAAAAGTACAACTAGGCAGTGGCTGGCAATAACGACAAGCGTTTGAGCTTATAGCCACACTGCAACTCATACGTATACTCTGGCTATTTGGATTGGACGAATGTCTCTGCAGTCAAACGAGTATGATACTCCCCATCGGAGGCTATCGGGATAACGGTCTTTATCTCTTTATCCATAGAAATAGAATCGTTGGCATAAAAACCAAACCTAGGTATCCAAACAGCGGGTAAATCAACTGCACAATTTGAGAAAACTTTACGCCTGCAAGTGGTAATAGCAACGCTAATAGTATCAAAGTCGTTCGATTGTAGTTTAGTTTTCCCGTTTCTACTACTCTGCTAATCAAACTAAATCCATTCCCAATCGCAGCAGTTATCATAGCTAACCATAAAACAATAACATAAAAGAATGCCGTCCAATCACCCAGTTTACCTGCTACGGCTACCATTGGTATTTCTAAACCAAGCACCTCAGGAAATCTAAGCAGAGCTGCACCTATCATGAAGGCAAAAATACCGAGAGCTAATCCACCTAATACTGCACCCAGACGTGCCCCGCTTCTCTGAACATCCTTTCCCAAGGATGCAAAAACTACCATAGCTAAGGTTAGATTAAAAGAAACATATAAAATTGCCGAAAAAGACCAGCTTTTTACCATTGGGTTTGCTAAAATAACGATTCCTTCCCCGTCACCGGACTTAGCCAGCATGACTGCCAAAGCTGCAATCCCTAGACAGAAGGTAAACTTCAAAGGGATTAACACTGTATTAATCCACAAAACACCTTCACCACGAAACCAAAGTGCCATACCGATAACAAGTACTGTTAATACAATACCAAGCCATTTTGAGATACCAAAGTACTCATAGAACAAGGCTCCACTTCCTGAGATCATCGCCATCATTCCTACTAGTAACAGCACACTGACCAGACCGTCTGCCCATTTTCCCCACTTTGGGCTTAATAAGTGGTCAAAGAACATTGGATATGACGATACTTTCCAACGTTTTTGGAGATCAAGCATACACCATCCTAACAATGAAAACAATGCCGAACTTAGTATGATTCCTGCCAATCCCCAACTGCCAAAACGTGCAAAGAACTGTTGAATCTCCTGACCGGAAGCAAACCCTGCGCCCATAACAGCTCCCACATATGTAGCAGCTACTTGAAATGTAATTTTCCATTTCATGCACTTTCCTCCTCGCCATCATACTTATGGTCCGAAAAGAAATCTAATGCATAAATGGTCATTACTTTGGAAAATATATTAAAAAAAACGATACACCACTTAGGAGGTAGTTTGTGAGTTTCTTTTCATTAGTCCATGAACATCAAAAAATTAAAGCCCACGTTGATGACAATCCCGCTAAAGCAAAATTGGAATCACGGCTTTCTGAACTATTTTATTCCGCAAGAAAACGCCAAACTATTATTCTTTGCATTGGAACAGATCGTTCTACCGGAGATGCTCTCGGCCCTTTAATTGGTACACAGCTTTCACGCCTAAAACTCCCCCAACTTCTTGTTTACGGA is a window encoding:
- the selB gene encoding selenocysteine-specific translation elongation factor produces the protein MTEKHYLVGTAGHVDHGKTELIRALSGIETDRLREEKQRGISIELGFAHMVLPSGRKVSIVDVPGHERFIRQMLAGASGMDIVLLVIAADEGIMPQTKEHLDILTLLEIPRGIVVLNKIDLVDEEWLDLMEEDIIEKLKNTVFENVPICRVSAVKGLGLEPLKREIDQILSEVESKKSTGPVRMPIDRVFSIQGFGTVVTGTLQSGTVILGQELAIEPGEIKAKVRSVQVHNEKVKEASAGQRVAVNLAGVDVAEVERGSVLVTPNVFPAGTILDLSLRNLPSSDKPITQRQRVRFHIGTTEVLGRIHLLNHEELTPGQEGFAQILLEEPVAVASGDRFVLRFYSPPHTIGGGKILGVADYKQKRFKENVLAQMRIKDLGDPLDLLEKEISEPRSFAELATRLQISTDDLENRITIMEESGRLEVLMEDDTRLLWGSEAARNWRERLVEVVRNYETHNPLRLGISRGELKSRLNNQWSNRRWQTVLEQGAEKNVYILKGSKVQSIDIAKMPQEIEKRLENLREKWLSLKLTPPDLIASAETLGISKNEAADYAQYLCDTGEWIHVDQYYYPHIELERAHGQLKEYLEHHGEIGVSEVRELWGTSRKYAVPLLEYFDQQKVTKRIGDKRKLY
- a CDS encoding YkvI family membrane protein, with protein sequence MKWKITFQVAATYVGAVMGAGFASGQEIQQFFARFGSWGLAGIILSSALFSLLGWCMLDLQKRWKVSSYPMFFDHLLSPKWGKWADGLVSVLLLVGMMAMISGSGALFYEYFGISKWLGIVLTVLVIGMALWFRGEGVLWINTVLIPLKFTFCLGIAALAVMLAKSGDGEGIVILANPMVKSWSFSAILYVSFNLTLAMVVFASLGKDVQRSGARLGAVLGGLALGIFAFMIGAALLRFPEVLGLEIPMVAVAGKLGDWTAFFYVIVLWLAMITAAIGNGFSLISRVVETGKLNYNRTTLILLALLLPLAGVKFSQIVQLIYPLFGYLGLVFMPTILFLWIKR